The DNA segment CAAGTTGCTTGAGCTATGGAGAACCATGATAGCAATCGAAAGTTGAAAAACTTACACAACCATGCGATGGGAGGGGTTTGTAAATTTCTATGTATTGTTGTCCATGCAATAGAAGACGTTCATCAAATCTGAAGAACAAGCCAACCAAGACAGACGAATTCACAACAAAGAATATTTCATACAAGTGCTCGTGTATATTTTCAATATGCAGATTTGCTCAGAAAAACAATAGTACTCACTGTAAACCTGGTATTTGAGCTATCCGTGACTGAAGTCCAAAAGAAAATAGAGTCGAAAATGTCGGTAAAACCTACGGGAGTACAAAAAGAATAGATTATCAGTTTCTTGCCTTAGCATCCATAACACAGTTTTATGTGGTGCTTCAGAAGTTTTCCCTTCCAATATTTACAACCTATCTAATTTCTTCTTAACGAGAGGTAAAGTTATTAGCATAATGACACAGTTTTGGCAAGCCAATTAGTGCATAAAAACAATTTCTTTTCAGGATTTAGATTTCAGGTTCAAGTGGGTGTCAAGAATCTCAAGATCAACGTGTGTATCTCATACTTGAAATGACTGCAAGTGGAAACATAATTCCCCTCTTTTCTTCGTTCAAAagagatcaatttatcaatataaatttacaatacCAAGCTTTTCAATACCACCACTAAAagtaaacaaacataaaaagcCTGAACACTAAAACTTACAAGAAAATCAGCAAATCGAAAGAGCTCAGTTCAAGTTCAACAGTCCCAAACTAACACTTTACCTCAATAGATTGCTGTCCATCTTGATGATAAACATATTTGAGTTCTTTATCATCCACAGCATCTTTCGAACATGCCCCAACACCAAGTGCATATAGCGCAGCATCCCTTTAATTCAAAACCAACAATGAATTCACCCTACCGTACTTGGGATTAGGACAACAAAAAAATCAGCACTATTGATCTTTTACTCTTACCTTTCAGTGTAAGTGAACGTAGACTGAAGATCGCAATTCAACGCAGCAACAAACGATTAGTTAAACATCAGAGCACACAAAATCGGACCTAAATTAGCGCGGATAAGGTTGGAGCAGTTGATTACCTGGGGAAACTCGAAAGAAATGATTCGCTGAGGATCGAACTCTGATTTTTCAGCCATTATGGAATTTCAGAGGtggattatgcaatcaaaaattgaaaatttatgCGAAACGGAAGGGGCAAAGAAAAGTAATTATGGGTAAATTATGGGCTCCGAATGAAGGAAGATCAGTTGTAATGGATAATGTTTTGTTCTTCGAGTCCATTTCATAATATTTTGCTTCGTCAACGCAAGCGGCCGcagacattttttttaaaaataaaataaaataaaataaaataactttttttttaaatacaaatAACTTCGAATTTCGAAATTACATCAAGTTACAACACTAAAGAGTAAAATTTGCCCGCATTACCTACTGGACTTGAGCATGAATCCTAAATCTaatctaattaaataaattagaaaatcaACCCGCAGTCAGCGGAAATCGAAACTCGTGGTCTCAGGGCCTCAATCTTAACCACTAGGTCAAGACCTCAttgacaaaataaaataacttaaaaagtTCGTTTGAATACGTACATAAAAAAACGTTttataaaaaagtttttttttatataaaatattttaaaaataaatacggATGACTATTTTATAAAcacattttaatatttaaaaaaacatgtgTTTTGATTTCTATCATTTTATTTCATtctaaaaatacatataaattaccgtaaaaaaaatacatataaattattttaaaaagcatattttttaaaaattatacgtCTGTAGCCCACCGCCCCAtgatcaattgttttttttttctctaaaaaaaattgtttttttagttttattaataATCTATATTAGAattgaaaatctcaaatttaaTATGTTTTTGACCTTTCAGAGTACAGTATATATCTACTCTTAACATAAAGTCATTGTTTcgatttttatattataaaaataattgattgcTATCGAGTTCTATGTTATTTCAGTGATGATAGTCTCCACTAAAATTTCGTCTTACTATCGTACCTTTTTTCAttccattttttttataagCATAGACTGTCAATCTTTTATTTTGGTTATAAATCTGTAAAATTTCATGTATTTGTGTATATCGATGGTTTGATAAAAGtttactatttatttattttaattctaattcTAGATATTTGGTTAAGCTTTGTAAGCATGTTAAGTACATTTTCAACTAGATTAAGAGAATCGAACCTTGATCGTTCATACAATTATCTATTTTCATCAACTCGGATATCAAGAGATGATTGTCGATTTTTGTTTTCGCAACCTATTTTGTTTGAATAAAATGAAACTGCAAATATTACTACCTTATTTTTATTCTGCAATGATTATTTAGCCTTAGAAATgataatttattcatgaaatGACCTCTCCAATTTCCAAAAGCTGCTACATTTTGTTGACCTCTACAAATTAGTCCAAACAACGAAAGCTCCTTGCATTACATATACGGGTGAGGTTTTTTTGTTGGTGTATTTATTCTTGAAAACAAGGTGATTTTGTTACATTGCTTCCAAAACACTAAATGATGATATTGCTCTTCTGAATAGTGTTAATATAGAAATGTTATTTTAGTTCCTATCTCAGTTTCTTATGTTCACTTTGTAAAAATCACAATTTTTAATAATCATAAAAatacggtttttttttttttttttttaaaagagataTTTGAAATTTAGTGCATTTTTTTTAAGGAGTACAATTGAGAGTAGGGGTGCAAATGAATCGAATCGAGCCGaaaaatggtaaaattttaaggttcgaattcggctcgataagagtatattcgagtttgagctcgattcgaagttcgataatttcaaatattttggctcgagctcggctcgaaatgaagttcgagttcgagttcggctcgaaatattcgaacctattcgtgaacgatattatggttcgaaatattcgaaatgttcaaaaaaagttcgaaatgtatatatatttattatataattatattatattaattaaatattaaggttcgcgaactatcgaacagtaTAATTTCGGCtagagctcggctcgaaaaaaagttcgaacatgttcgaattcggctcgagttcgataagctcgaatacgaattaaatatttatcgagcggactTGCGAACATTTGCACCCCTAATTGAGAGTCAAGACATGGGAATCTCATACAAGTCTACTGTTAAGAAACAAACTACACTGAAAATTCCATAAAAATCTTAAATGCAAACTCACAATCTTTTATTATACTATAACATATAGTAAAGTTAATAATGACGATGAAAAGGTGCATTCTCCCCTGGCAATGAACAAAAGAATGTGACCTTGAGTTAAGGTCATTACCATAAAGTGTACAAATGCCATAACTTGCATAGCTTCAGTCTTCCAAGAAAATGCCTCTACTTCTTAATTCCCTCTTCTATATATCCATGTAGCAATTTAAACCTCCGGCTGGAAAATTTTCGTTACATTATATGTATCCGGGCTAGTTATATATAGCAAGGGGACGTGTGCGTCGGCCGCTAGCCCTGCCACAAAGAAGTGCATTCTTCGGGATCGGATACTCATCTCTCAACGACGTGGACGTGGTATAGACTCTGAGATAAAACTGCTGCCCCAAGTACTGCCGAGCCCAGAACTCCGATCTCAGATTCCACATTCCGACATTGTCCAGCGCCACGTAAATCGCTGTCCACGACTTAGGATATACCTGCAACACCCCAAATTAACCAATTAGTTTAGAGGTCTGATATATTGTTTCTTTAGCTTTGGACCCAAATATGGACATAGAAATCCATTGAGATGTTGGCTGATCCCTCGAATTCATGAGTCGTTTTCTTCGTACCTGAACCGTGCAACGAGAGACTGCATCACGGAGATTGTACTGGTTCCTACTAGCCGAACTCCATTGCCCTCCATCCATTCTGATCCATTTTTACTTCAAATTAGTGCATGTGACCATATATACTaatgaaaattttgttaaaaaaaaaaaaagaagctcAAAAGCGTTTCCTAAAAGCAATTTCAAACATGTGGACGTGAGTATATATGTGTACATTCTATGTATTAAGGCGCTCACCCTGCTACAAAGAAGGAGTAGCCATTGAGGTGATAGCTCTGCAAGATATCTTCATAATTTTCAAAGACGATTTCGACGAATGACCGATAGTCCGTGTTCAGGACAGAGGTGTCGAGATATATCCCTGCACCATTGGGTGCATCAGATATGCTCCCGACTCGATAAACTCCGCTTGTTTGGTAGTAGTCGGCCAGTTTCAAAGGAGTATCGGCCTGAACAAAGGACACACTGTTGATTGCATATCTTTGCTTGCCATTCACTTGGCCTGCAGAGCTTGCGAGCCTGATGGTTCTCGCCACAGGTATCATGCCGTAATGATACGAGCCTTGTGGATTCGGTCTCGGCCCACTCGCTGTAAGATTAGTCCTGAAACAGTTGTAAGATTTGAGTTTCATCCAAGAAATGTCGCTAGTGTTTGCGACCATTGTAATAAGGGTTATGTTATATGTAAACGGAaggttacacgttgggttacacgtTAAACTTGACATTACATAAATATCCTTGATGTATTTTGAaaagaattttttcaaataaagtggagggataattttgtaatttcatgtaGAATGTGTAACTCAATGTGTAAACTTTTATGTACATTTAGCATTtctcttgtaataaaatattcataataacttatttttagagACAGTAAGCCACGAATGACAGGACTTTTTGGCTAGCTTTATCGTTATATATATACCTGAGAGTACGCGCCTGGTTAAGGGACCAATCGATCTCTGTGGTCGGTCCACCGGGTAACGGTCCAGAAGCAGGGGGATTCGAGTTCTCGTATAGGAGAAAACCGGTGGCAACCAGGATAGGAGTGGTGAAACGCGACGAGGCGACTATGTAGTATCCGTAAGGGGGCTGATCCGCGGTGACCAGAACGGACATGCATTGTCCCACATGAATGTCAAGGGAGGAGTAGCTAATTTGCATTGTGTGTGTTCCTTCTACCTCGACCACTTTCATCTTGTGTCCTTGAATCCGGAAATTGAGCGAGTTTTGCAACCCGACGTTGCATAACCTGAGACGGTAGGTCTTCCCTGAGACGATTTTCAGAGTTTAGAATATTTGGATCAAGAGATAGAAATAAAATTCACCGAACAATATTGGTATTATTACCCATAAGTTCAACGTACCCTGTTGAACAGTAAATGTGGTGACATTTGGGCCACGACCATTGAGAAGAATTCCATCTGGAAGAGGTAGTTTTTTGCCCTTGTCAAGAATTGCCTTCAATGCCTGTGCAAAAGAATTGTGAAACGGATCAAAATGCATAACATGATGGCAACTAATATTCATGTCATGCCTCGGCCCAGGCTCGCAAGTGCGCGACTTCACGACGACCTTATAACAATTAGATTTAGCAACTATTTCATATATGTCGTttttatgaaaatgattaaTTAAGTTGTTATAAAagtattataaatttattttaaatctttaattTTCTACTGAAGACATGAGTATCACAATTCATATATGTAACATCTTTCTGTACAAAAGTAAATAGTATCACATGTGGCAAGTAATCCCTCCAAATATTTTTAGGTTACGGCGGGATAGGTAATTAACCAAATAAACTAACACGCAGTCTTTTTATGGGCCACTAGGAAAGCTGGAGTAGTGGACAATCCAGATGTAGGTGGCCCAAAAAAGGGAATATGACAAACATTGGGGCCCAATAAGGTTTCATATATGAATTTGAACAATTTTGCCGACACTGAAAATTATTGAAAAGTCCATCACCCAATACACAATTAGTACAGCCCCACACCACCACTGACCAATCAttaatcaaaacaattaatacTTGCTGAGCACATGCACTACATGTAGGAATTTTGACTTATCAAAGGAGTGGAGCTACTTTGAATGCAAACAAACAAAAAGTAATAACAATTTTGAATAAGTTAGGCACAAACAATTTGATGAATCATGGCCAAAATGTAGATGATTTTTGCTTAAAAAAAATAGGTCAATAGAGTTTTATAGGTACCGTGTGATTGGCCTTGTACCAATCTCCGATGAGTAGAGTGTAATCGTCGGCCGGAGGGTCGAAAGGGACAGGGATCAAAGGCCGGGATAGAATCCGAATGGCTCCAAATCCGCCGGCGGCCTTGTGAAATGCTAGAGATGGGAAGTAAAAGAAACTCCCGATTTGATCTTTCATTTGAAGAATGTATGTGAAGTTCTTTCCCGGTGGAATTGGGCAAGTTGTTCCATACACTCCATCTTCGAATGAATTCCTCCTATTTTGGATCCCATTCCTGCATTTTTTTccccaaaaaaaatttattttatttggctAGTACAAATTGTTCAAGATTACATTTTGGATTAATCACATTTTTTTAGAGTGCAAATACaatcttaatttaaattacAAACATATAAAGTAATCGTATCTGCACTACAGAAAGTTAGAGTACAAATGCAATCTTGATCCaaattaacaaattaaaaacATATAAATTAACTGTGTTAGCACTACAGACGAGACTTGAGTCTGAACTCAAGACGTACTTATCTCGAacaaattaattacaaaaaaaacTACTAAATCTACCTAATTATTAAATCAAAAAAACTACCAACgatcaacaaaaatcaaacATAAGATCCTTTGGTATCAGGGTCTCAATCTAAGTCATTGGGCTAGGGCCTTATCGGTGGATTAATCACATTTGTTAATACTATATCTTGGTTTTTTGTTAAGTTGattttttgattgattaattagGAGATAGTACCGCATGTTTATGCTAAAAGATTATTCTATCTCTATATTTTCACTTGAACATCAAAAGAATTTTGTCTGTCGCTCAAAATTCGACAACTTTAGTGTGCTATGTATATAATCAAAATTTCAAGTAATAGGCCAAAggataaatccaaaaatttgaCTCGTTAGCTCATTTTAATTTTCTGGCAGCGCACAAGTGATGTGTGTTGTATAGCTGTGAAGCATATAAATGCAATTGGAGACAAGGCAGGGGATCGAGTTTGTTGATAAACTTTATGATGTACAACCCATGTGTATGGGTATGGCTTCTTCATTTATTTTACGTACGTGAGTTCATTTCAATTCCCACCATTAAAAATCCGCACAAGTTTTTAATTTGGTTATATTTCTCCTTTAATTCGGTTGGTGCTATGCTATTAATTAAGCTACAAgtgcaataaaatattttgaataaattaaagaaaaaaaaaaaagagcccATCAAATTTGGTCCAATATGCGCTCGGGTAGGTAGAATACATTTGATAGTCGATGTTTGCTTTATTACAACAAGAATATACATGATACACAACACACATGGTATCCTCCTCGGTCCTGGTACCCTTTGAATTTTGCAAGTATTATCAAATCGGTGAGTCTATGTTACGTCGACCTAACGGTTTAGTACATGCCATCTGCAGGGATGTTCTGCGGGTGACGTGTAACCACATGATTGGTCAAAAATAATGAGTCTCATGTGGGGCCCACTGATTTTGGCCAATCATTAGCCGCCACGTCACCCGCAGAACACTACCTTGCGGGTAGCGTCTACTCAACCCGACCTTAACATGgttttgaataaaatattcGCACAAACATTTCATTTCATAACGAAGAATATGTGGTCCATtagtatattttaaaaaaatctacaACAAAATGAATATCCAAACATCTTATGCAAACAGATCAGTTCTACTCTAGACGTAACATAAACTTACTCCATCAAATCCATGACttttatttgttaaaaaaaaaaaaacacctcCTGGACTTTTTTTGAGTGTCAACCTACTCGCCATTTGGACTTATTTACTGCATAAAGTTAACCCAAGTGCgttttaatgaaaaataaacGCGGAGCAACTCCCGTTggtatattataaaattattaccgtaagatttaatttatatatatagtttttttaaaaaaaattccaacttattatttcaactttttATGCATGTATAAAAAAAACTCACACTACAAAACTTGAATCGTATATATTTTCCCTAGCTAGTTAGATTTATTGAATCAACTTATCAGGCAAAAGGCTATAATGGGAGGTTGATGTCTACGCTATAAACTGGCTCAATTTTcaaacatataaaaaataataataataataataataaagggAAAAGAAATGATCAAGGAAGAAGAAAGAACTAGAGGAAGAGGTTGATACCAGTGGATGAGAAAAGGCTCGTCTAAACTGTTGAACACATTGACAATAATATTATCATTGGTGACGCAGTAAATCTCAGGACCTGGGAATTTCCCATTTATCAATATAGCCTACACAAAATCAAAATCCCCATACAAACATTAATATacatcaacatatatatatatatattcatgatGCAAACACACACTTGAAGTTATAATATTAATCCATTATCTTTACAAAAGTGCGAATTAAACCCCGAACCTGTTGGGGGACACCGAGGGGATAAATGGTGCCATAAGTGACATTCCATGTGAAGAATCTGTAGGGGTTTTCCGCGGCGGCAACAGCGAAAAGAAGAGACAAGAGAGCTAATCTCAGCTGCATTATGTatctttttattgatttttcagaGATTTTGTGTTGCAGATATATATAGTCGAAGAAACAAATGGAAATTAATTAGAAGGGTGTGTTGTGGGAGAGGTTTGTTACTTGTTAGATTGGTGTTAAGTGTACATATAAATGAGGAAAGTGGAAGATGGGGTATGACTTGTTGAACTCAAGTGCGGTCCAGATACATGTGTAGCGGCTTCGAATAAAAAGTCAAGCGCGTGAAGGGAGGTAAAAAGGATAAACAAGTAAAACAAACATGTTATATTTCAAGATAGTCGACCCACGATGCATTGTATAACATGAAAAATTACGTGTGTCTCACGATCATTTGATCAAGTAGTATTGGGTTATTGCCTCAATGCTCAGACTTGGAGACCGATCGAGAAGATGCAGAATATGGATGTGATATATATCGTTGGGTCATTTGTTGTGGATGGATGAGTGTGGGACTTGTACAATTTAAGACAACAGTACTATTTGATCAAGATTAAGCGAGAATTAGTAAAATGACAATTTAGTCAAAAAATgggtaaaaaaaattcaaaattatgaTTGACTTTACTGTGCAGTTAATAATGAAAAAGTGCTAGCTTTTAGTTCCAGTTTTAATATTATAagcattaattaatatttttaataaaatgag comes from the Henckelia pumila isolate YLH828 chromosome 1, ASM3356847v2, whole genome shotgun sequence genome and includes:
- the LOC140876719 gene encoding L-ascorbate oxidase homolog, encoding MQLRLALLSLLFAVAAAENPYRFFTWNVTYGTIYPLGVPQQAILINGKFPGPEIYCVTNDNIIVNVFNSLDEPFLIHWNGIQNRRNSFEDGVYGTTCPIPPGKNFTYILQMKDQIGSFFYFPSLAFHKAAGGFGAIRILSRPLIPVPFDPPADDYTLLIGDWYKANHTALKAILDKGKKLPLPDGILLNGRGPNVTTFTVQQGKTYRLRLCNVGLQNSLNFRIQGHKMKVVEVEGTHTMQISYSSLDIHVGQCMSVLVTADQPPYGYYIVASSRFTTPILVATGFLLYENSNPPASGPLPGGPTTEIDWSLNQARTLRTNLTASGPRPNPQGSYHYGMIPVARTIRLASSAGQVNGKQRYAINSVSFVQADTPLKLADYYQTSGVYRVGSISDAPNGAGIYLDTSVLNTDYRSFVEIVFENYEDILQSYHLNGYSFFVAGMDGGQWSSASRNQYNLRDAVSRCTVQVYPKSWTAIYVALDNVGMWNLRSEFWARQYLGQQFYLRVYTTSTSLRDEYPIPKNALLCGRASGRRTRPLAIYN